The region GAGCGAAGCGCTCGGCGAGGCTTTCCTCGCACTCGCCGGAAAACCGCTGCACGCGCTGTAGGAACGCACAAATATCCGTAGACTCCCAGGTCACTAAGCTGGGGGCATCACAATTTTCCGAAGGAGACTCGACATGAGCACAGCCGTGGTCCTTCCCGCACTCGGGGAGAGCGTCACCGAGGGCACGGTCACTCGCTGGCTGAAGCAGGTCGGCGACACCGTGCAGGCCGATGAAGGCCTGCTGGAGATCTCGACCGACAAGGTCGACACCGAGATCCCGTCCCCCGTCAGCGGCGTCATCGAGGAGATCCTCGTCGCCGAGGACGAGACCGTCGAGGTCGGCGCGCTGCTCGCGCGCATCGGCGACGGCAGCGGGGCAGCTTCCGGCGGCGACGCACCCGCAGCCGAGGCTCCGGCCGCCGACGAGGCGCCCGCGCAGGAGGCGCAGTCCACGGCTGCTCCTGCCGAGAACGAGGTAGAGGCCTCGCAGGCATCCGACCAGGCCCAGGCGCCGACCCCCGCGGCATCGGGAGATGCGACGGACGTCGTTCTCCCCGAACTGGGTGAGAGCGTCACCGAGGGAACCGTCACCCGCTGGCTGAAGCAGGTCGGCGATGATGTCGCCGTCGACGAGGCTCTGCTCGAGATCTCGACCGACAAGGTCGACACCGAGATCCCGTCGCCCGTCGCGGGTACGCTGCAGGAGATCCTGGCTGACGAGGACGAGACCGTCGAGGTCGGCGCTGTGCTCGCCCGCATCGGCTCCGGCGCTCCGGCTGCTGCCGCACCCGCCGCAGAGGGTCCCGCCGCCGAGGCACCGGCCCCAGCAGCTGAGGCACCGGCCCCCGCGGCTGAGGCACCGGCCGCCGCGGCCGAGGCACCGGCCCCGGCAGCTGAGGCACCGGCCGCCGCCCAGCAGGCGCCCGCGGCAGAAGCGGCCGCTCCCGCGCCGGCAGCTCCGGCGGCTGAGGCGCCCGCCTCGGCTGACTCCGACTCGCTCTACGTGACTCCGCTGGTGCGCCGCCTGGCCAGCCAGCAAGGTATCGACCTGTCGACCGTCACCGGCACCGGTGTCGGGGGACGCATCCGCAAGGAGGACGTCCTCAAGGCAGCCGAGTCGAAGTCGCAGGCTCCTGCCGCCGCGGCCGCGGCTCCGGCCCCCGCGCCGCTCGAGGTCTCGCCGCTGCGTGGCACCACGCAGAAGATGTCGCGTCTGCGCAAGGTCGTGGCAGAGCGCGCCGTCGCGTCGATGCAGCAGACCGCGCAGCTGACCACGTTCGTGGAAGTGGACGTCACCAAGCTGGCGGCGTTCCGCAACGCGAAGAAGGACGAGTTCAACCAGAAGACCGGCGCAAAGCTGTCGTTCCTGCCGTTCTTCACCCTCGCAGCCGCCGAAGCGCTGCAGGCGTTCCCGATCATCAACTCGACCGTCGACGGCGACTCGATCGTCTACCCGGCGAGCGAGAACATCTCGATCGCGGTCGACACCGAGCGCGGACTGCTGACCCCCGTCGTCCGCGATGCGGGAACCAAGAACATCGCCCAGCTCGCGCAGGAGATCGCCGACCTGGCGGCTCGCACGCGCGACAACAAGCTGAAGCCCGACGAGCTCGCCGGCGGCACCTTCACGGTGACCAACACGGGTTCGCGCGGCGCACTGTTCGACACTCCCCTGGTGTTCCTGCCGCAGTCGGCGATCCTCGGCACCGGCGTCGTCTTCAAGCGGCCCGGCGTCGTCACGGTCGACGGAGTGGATGCCATCGCGGTCCGCTCGTACGTGTACCTGGCGATCTCGTACGACCACCGCACGATCGACGGCGCGGACGCTGCTCGCTTCCTCGGCGCGATCAAGACCCGTCTCGAGTCGGCGGAGTTCACCGCGAATCTCGGGATCTGAGCTCGCTCAGCCCGCATCCGATGGCTGGTCAGCGACGTCATACACGTCGCGGACCAGCCATCGGTCTTTCTGGCGCACGAGCACGAGCATCTGCTCGCCTCTTTCGCCCGATGGCCCGAGTCGCAGCACGCTGACGTCGCCGTAGTCCTCCACCGCTGTCACCGGGCGGCTCGCGTCCGCTCCGGCGAGGCGCTCCTGCACGAGGGCGCCGGAGCCATCGACGACTGCGTCTTCGCACACGGCGTCCCTCGCGTCCTCACATGCGGCGACAGCCTCAAGCAGCGCGACCGCCTGCTGCTCAGCCGAGCCGTCCTTCAGGCCGTCAGGGCTCGGCGACGGATGCAGACCCGGTACCGCATCCGTCGCCGACCCAGCCTCGTCGGGTGTCGCAGCCCCCGCCGGTGTCACGCCCGGCGATGCGGTCGGCCCGCTGCCGGCGTGGGCCGACTGCTGACCTGACGTGTCGCCGACCGGACGCTCTGTTGCAGCCGAATCCTCGTCGGAGGACGGCCACATCAATCCGCCTGCGAGAACGGCCCCGGCGGCGGCCGCTCCGGCGAGAATCACACGCAGCCGCCCTGACTTCGTCCCTTGAGCCCTCCCGCGGGCGAGCAGCGCGGCGACTCGACCTCGACCGGGTAGGCGCTCGAGAATCCGGCGGCCCGCGCTCGAAGCCCTCTCCGCGATCCGACCCCAAGCCAGCCGCACGGCATGCGGCTGCTCCGCAACCGCATCGACATCGGCGAGCAGCCACGAGCGGTCCGCCTCGATCGCCACGGCCGGCGCCGAAGGGAGCTCACGACCCAGCGGACGCGGCGCCGCGAGATCGGTCAGCTCGTTCTCCCACCGCTCAGCCGAGCGCAGCACGACTCTCCAGTCCCCCGCAGCACCTGCGATCTCGCCCAGC is a window of Microbacterium esteraromaticum DNA encoding:
- the sucB gene encoding 2-oxoglutarate dehydrogenase, E2 component, dihydrolipoamide succinyltransferase; translation: MSTAVVLPALGESVTEGTVTRWLKQVGDTVQADEGLLEISTDKVDTEIPSPVSGVIEEILVAEDETVEVGALLARIGDGSGAASGGDAPAAEAPAADEAPAQEAQSTAAPAENEVEASQASDQAQAPTPAASGDATDVVLPELGESVTEGTVTRWLKQVGDDVAVDEALLEISTDKVDTEIPSPVAGTLQEILADEDETVEVGAVLARIGSGAPAAAAPAAEGPAAEAPAPAAEAPAPAAEAPAAAAEAPAPAAEAPAAAQQAPAAEAAAPAPAAPAAEAPASADSDSLYVTPLVRRLASQQGIDLSTVTGTGVGGRIRKEDVLKAAESKSQAPAAAAAAPAPAPLEVSPLRGTTQKMSRLRKVVAERAVASMQQTAQLTTFVEVDVTKLAAFRNAKKDEFNQKTGAKLSFLPFFTLAAAEALQAFPIINSTVDGDSIVYPASENISIAVDTERGLLTPVVRDAGTKNIAQLAQEIADLAARTRDNKLKPDELAGGTFTVTNTGSRGALFDTPLVFLPQSAILGTGVVFKRPGVVTVDGVDAIAVRSYVYLAISYDHRTIDGADAARFLGAIKTRLESAEFTANLGI